From the Paenibacillus sp. R14(2021) genome, the window GATGATATGGTCCTTCGGAATGGCCAGGCCGTCCGGAAAATCCAATACACTGTAACGTGCCTGAACGTGGATGCGATGATCCTTGAAAAACACTTCGGTTCCTTTCATGATGAGCAGATCCCCGCCGTTGCCGTGCACCGGATAATCGATGTAATAAATTTTGGAATGGGGCGGGATCACGTTCAAAATGTGCCGAAGCCGGTTTTTGAGCTCATCCATCGGATGAGCGAACTGTGCGGTTTCCATCAATCCGTCTCCTTCTCCTGTGGGCGTTTCTTCTCTCTTCCGGGAACGGGCCCGTCAAATTTGCCAGCTTACGTTCTCTTTGATCGGCTTTGCCGGGACCCCGGCGACAAGCGCGTAGGCGGGCACGTCCTTCGAAACGACCGATCCGGCCGCTATGACGGCGCCTTTGCCGATCGTTACGCCTTTCAGGATAATCGCCTTGCTGCCAATCCACACATGGTCGCCGATAATGGTCGGCTTCGTTTCCGTCATCCCTTCGATGCGGTGCGTGTCGGTGTCCATGATGGCGACGTCCCATGAAATGGCGCAGTGGCTCCCGATTTTCACGTGTTTTTTGCAGATAATCTCGGTTCTTCGATTAATGAAGGTATGGTCGCCGATTTCGATGACCGCTTCATTGGAATCGAGGTAAAAGCCGGTATTCCGAAACAGCAGCACGTTGTCGCCGATAATCAGCTTGGCATGCTTGGCCTTCGAGACCGTCACGCCGCCGGCGACGCGCAGCAGCTTTCCGCATTGGTCGACCTTGCGCCTGAACAGCAGGCCGAGCAGAATACGGTAGCCGTACTTTGCATAATCCCTGAAGCGTCGCTTTCGTTTATTCATTCCGGGCCTTTCGGCTGCAAGCATGTTATTCACATCGTTTCCTTTCGTTCGCTAAGATGGCATACTGCGCGTTAACCGCTTGAACAGAAAGCGGAAGTCGTCTTTGTCGAACAGAATGTCGGCGATTCTTACCTTGAAGATCACCCGCATGGCCGCGATCGTAATGACGATCCGAATGACTGCGCCGAGCAGCAGGGCAAACGCGATACCGTTCAGCCCGTACAGCGGCGTGAAGACGAAGAACAATCCGACCGTGATCGAAAGCGCGACGGCCTGCCGGATGACCACGAGTCCGGGACGGCCCATGGCGTTGAAGGACGAGGCGAGAATCCACGACCCCCCGCCGAGAATGCATTCGAGGGAGAGCAGGTAGAACGCGTTGCCGGCTTCCAGGAACTGCGCGCCGAACAGGAGGCCCAGGAGGAACCGGCCGATGATCATGCCCGGAATGACCGCAGCGGTCATCAGCAGGAACGAGAGCCGGAACGCCCTGCCGACCGTCGCGATAATTTTGTCCTTGTCCATGCCCGTTACCTTCGGGAAAATCACGTTCGAGATCGCCATTTGCACGACGTTGAACACGCGGGACAGCGCATAGACGACCGTGTACAGCCCGAAATCCTTCGGCCGCAGCAGCGATAGGATGATCAATTTGTCACACTGCCCGTACAACGTGCCGAGCAGCTCGACGCCGAACACCCTACCGCCGTAACCGAACAGCGCCTTGTACACCAGACCGTCCATACGCTTGATCCAGTTGAAGCTCAATTCGCGGCGCAGTTTGTACAGCGTCCAGACGATGACCATCAGGCTGGTCGCGCAATACGCGAACGACGCGTAGGAGATCGTCAATTTGCCGATTCCCCAAAGGACCAGCAAGCCGGCCAGGTTGCTCAGCGGAACGTACAGCCGCAGG encodes:
- a CDS encoding DapH/DapD/GlmU-related protein encodes the protein MNKRKRRFRDYAKYGYRILLGLLFRRKVDQCGKLLRVAGGVTVSKAKHAKLIIGDNVLLFRNTGFYLDSNEAVIEIGDHTFINRRTEIICKKHVKIGSHCAISWDVAIMDTDTHRIEGMTETKPTIIGDHVWIGSKAIILKGVTIGKGAVIAAGSVVSKDVPAYALVAGVPAKPIKENVSWQI
- a CDS encoding lipopolysaccharide biosynthesis protein yields the protein MMKLHDIKKKLTGRGAFQAILHTSAANLLIMVLSTLTSIVTARMFGVVGKGELSAILFWPTLLSGLVSFGLPTSLIFNMRTNAGHATEYVRAGFLFQIPVSLIVGIVTWIYLPLWLGQYSDAVVEVARWYTVMTLPMLLAVNLLAALTQSMDKFSLYNGLRLYVPLSNLAGLLVLWGIGKLTISYASFAYCATSLMVIVWTLYKLRRELSFNWIKRMDGLVYKALFGYGGRVFGVELLGTLYGQCDKLIILSLLRPKDFGLYTVVYALSRVFNVVQMAISNVIFPKVTGMDKDKIIATVGRAFRLSFLLMTAAVIPGMIIGRFLLGLLFGAQFLEAGNAFYLLSLECILGGGSWILASSFNAMGRPGLVVIRQAVALSITVGLFFVFTPLYGLNGIAFALLLGAVIRIVITIAAMRVIFKVRIADILFDKDDFRFLFKRLTRSMPS